In the genome of Drosophila kikkawai strain 14028-0561.14 chromosome 2R, DkikHiC1v2, whole genome shotgun sequence, the window ATCATCCCTCACTTTCCGCTGACCCGAATTTCGCTTTCCGGGCAAACACAAGAAGGGGACGGCTAGTAACTACGCCAAGGCTAAGAAAGGTGTCCCGACATGTCTGCCAATGTCTCCTCATTTTTCCTAACGAGAGTGTAAACAAAACTAATAACTTTGGCCcaaacacaaatatatacatacatataagcagacacacacacacacacccacgcCAAGGAGTACGGCATACCCATAAACATACGAATTATATATGGCAAATTGGCAATTTTCGCAGCCATTAAGCAATGCGCTAAACGTGCAAATGACGCAACCGAATGTACAACATCCTTGGGCCAAATACAAAACCAAATTCAAATccagatacatacatatacccCCTGAAATATcggtgagtgagtgtgtgtgtgtgtgtgtgcctgcatATGCTGAGTAGTATTCCCGAAAAGAATGCCGTTCCGTGACCTGACCTCCAACCGGGAGTTGTACCCATCATATCACTCCAGAATGGGCGTTGACACGCTCCCTGGGAAAATGGAATAGGGGCTTGGCCCCGGCTATTCCGTATTCTCTCTCGTTAATGGttttatgctgctgctgccttctcGGGGGCCTTTGGGGCTTAGGCTGCGAAACTATCGCCAGACACGGAAATCTGGGAAGGCGATGGCACCTTCTGGAGTGCTTTTCAATGCATAATAcaatgtgtgtctgtgtgtgtttgcccgTCGGCTAATTACAATTTATTCCCAGGTGTGCTGACCTTGCCGGAGGCACTCCCAGCCAAATCTGGAGGcggtggcggaggaggagtCACTGCCCAAGCAGCCGGTGAGGCCAGCCCGGACTACGGTGAATACGAGGATGATGATTCGCAGCGAGCACCGGGAAATCTGGCCAAGTCCACGGCAGGTCCCAAGATTCCAGATCCTTACTTTGAGCAAAAGGAGGTGACCATCTATGTGGCTGCCAATGCCACCAGTGTCAAGCTGGAATGTCCTGTGAAGAATTACGATGGTGAGTCCCAGACAACAAAATCATCTCATAAAACTGAAGCATTACTGGTTTTACCTTTTTTCGAAAGCCGCCCACCATGTCATCCTCTGGTACAAGGACGGCGTTGTCGTCACCACCGGCAAAACCATAGTGAATAATATATACGGCCTGGACAACCAGTTCACCCTGACCGTGCCCCTGAACAGCTCCAATGGCACGGAGCAGCGATTTTCGTGCAGCGCCAATGCCTCGTCGGATATACGACACAAGGTGACCATCCGTTTTGGTCCAGAGCCAAGCACCCCGGCTCCATCTACAGTACCTGCAGCGGCTGTAACACCCTCACCCGCCAACGATTCGGCGCCCATAGGCCGGGACATTGGCCTCTTGCTGCTGGCATTGATCTTGGCTCCGCTCCAACTGTCAGTGTCCTCTGCCCTTTTCTGAAGCGGGCCAAGTTCAAGAGCCCTCTTAAAATCAGCACCACCGGCGGGGATGCGCACTGCAACAGATGAGCTTGACGAGGGATGCAGTCGAGGAGAAACGAGGCGAATTGATGGCTTTTGGCGTATTAAGTTAGGTGTTGCTTTGttaatgtataatatatataggaaACCCGATCTTTGCGGGGAAGCAAACTTCCTAGAGCTATAGAGATTATTTGAATTCCACTTCCAACTCTGCTTCCTCTACTTCCAAACTCGATAGCCATGTTTATAGACTCCGTTGAAGAGTAACTTGTACTTGAATTTAGAAACGCTATACGAATTAGCCTAGTGTGATTGCTTTAGTCGTGCGCTTAATGAATCGACAGATTAGTACATAATTGATTTTAACTTAGCGGAACAAAATGCGATAACAAGTGGCTTAACGAATCATTGTGAGGGATACTTaccatatactatatatgaaCGGATTTGAGCAGTGTATGTAATTTTGTcgaatgtaaaactgaaacAGAAATAAACTAGAGCTGCTATAGACCCAGCTGAAACCATTCAATGAAATCCACCCCTATATGCAGGCGGCGGGTCGGGCCAGGATTCCCTGGCGCATGGggaaacacacaaacacacaaacacacacacacgacacACGCGCGCAAGAGGGACAACAAAGCGCTGTGTCCTGCTGTATCCTGCAGCTGCAACGtcggcggaggcggaggaatTCCGCAATATGTGTAGGGCCTGCCAGCCATATGGCGGCTCCTAAGGGTGGTGTGGTGaatggtggtggcggtggcacAAGCCCCAGGCGAGAATTTCACTCAGTCGTCGGCTAAACAGCGATCAGGACACACACATCTAGTCAGCGGAAGAAATCAGCGCCCAGCACAGCCAAGGTAAGTTCAATCTGTTCAGGAATACTATAGCAAGCCTAAACTTAGCTCTCCTCGTCTTAGATGATACCGCAAAGTGAGGGTCCCGCTTTATTCGAAGATTCCTACGCTGGGGAGCCCCATTTCTCAGAAGACTCTGCCTGTGGCCAGAGTCGTTGTGGCAAAACCCAGACAGCCCTGGAGGTCTACCAAAGAATACTCCAGCGCCTCGAGAGGCAAGAAGACACCACAAAAGCCCATCAAAACGATCTAAAGAGACAAATTTGGATTGCTAGCTTTACTGGAGGAACCATACAATATCATTGTTAAAGATCTCAAAGATACCGAAActagttaaataaaaatattgctatctttacaattttataattttttttcattataaGTAGGCTTTGGATCCTTCTGCTGTTGTGTCAACTATGCTTTGACCTAGCAGAACATCATTCGTAATTCAGTTTCAATACAGTAAACATCAAAATCTCCAGTAACATTTTACAAATACTTTTCAGtttagtaaacaaaaaatttttaagtgtGAAATTTTACATTGACAATATGGTGAATATGGTGAGTGAAACTACAAACAACCATTATGGTTAATGTACAAATATCTAAAAACCTAgagaattttctttatttaagttatatttaaaatatttcaaagtttTTAGCTTATTTCCTTACATTATTCAGAGGAAAAAACGTGTAAAGCTTTTACTAATCGATTTTAACTAATGATTTAAACCAGGATAAGGCCTGCAGAAAGCCGAAACGGAAGTCGGCTTGCAACAAAAGGATGGCACGTAAAAAATGCAGCAAACCGGGACCTGTTACTAATAATGGTTACTTGAATTTCCTTCGAGCTTTTCGAAAGAAAAACTGTGGCCTTATGCCGAGGGAGCTTGTCTCGAAGGCAGCCCGAGCTTGGAACTGCCTGCCCGAACATATAAAGGATAGATACCGCCGCCTAGTAAGTTCTACCTTTCCCTAAGAAAGGGTTTTTTCTGACGAAACTTTCTCCACAGGCTTGCAAAATTACTACTAGCCCTAAACACAAGGCACGCCCAATTTGTCAGAAAATGAATGGAGGGAATCAATGTTAATAGGTTTAACATATGTAAGTCGAATTTCCATAAAATgagcttaaaaattaaatatttttcctccACAGACTGACGCTCCTCGAAACtctttttaaacaaaagccCTCTAGAGCCTCCTTTTAAGCATCCACTTCCTGAACTTTcgatatatttaacaaattgtattgtttatttagttaattttgaTAAAGCAAAATAGTTTTGGCAACTCGTGTCTTTAATTATAAAGTATAACAAGAAAGTAAAGCATCTTCGGCAAAGTAGGGGTTAACagtaaaaatattcttaatcagcgTTGACAGGCGTATTGATTTAGCCACGTCAATCTATTAAAAAGAACACCACGCATAATCTTACCACGTTAGACAGGGGATATCCCTGATATGCATCTTATAGGTCCCCCAGGCTAGAGGTCCCTAAACATTATCCATAACTGAGCCGATTAGAGTAAGCGGTCAATAAATATGCTAGAAACTACATTCCGTaagagaaaaacaaatgcgaagtatttttttttttgttcacatTTATTAACATATCATTTTGTtggtaatattttatagaaaaggTTACTTACCCATCTGTTAGTTCtggcaaataataaaaaaaaagagtacaaataagaattaatatttgaataGCATGAGCTTTAATAGtttattgtattttctttatttcttgtttataaattCATAATGTTTTATTAACTTAGTTTTAAAACGCCTTTTAATGTTTTTGATTTCCAAAATGGACTCTTAATCATCTGGAGTTATTCGGTTTCAATTGAACAATGTGATTATTCCATtcggtatttatttatttcacagAGATATCTTGCTTCTACTGCTAGGTGACATGAGTATAAATAAGTATGGGCAGGATGGGGTTATTCAATTGAACCGATTATAATTGGCTCTGCTTGGACAGtgattatttaattcttttatttcaTCAAGAATagtgaataattaaaaactcaaTCATCAATCACTATTATGACAGTAATTGTAGTATATATTGGACTTATGACCTGATGGCGTGGACGCCAACAGTTCAGATTGGTTTatggaaattataaattaaggaTTAAAGTTATATTCTTTCGATTTTATAGCGTGAGAACGCATTATTACATTATTCATTCATAGAATTACTTCAAATTTAACGTTTCTTCTTGTGAGAATTACTTCAAAATTAACGTTTCTTCTTGTTAGGCCAAGATTCTTTTATGGATTTATTATGTGTAATATTGTTCTCAGCAGGGCTTTTTTTATAATCATAAACATCGTCCTTTGTTATCGTTTATAGCGGTATGCGGTGGAATCAACCGGAGCCGCGATCGGTGCAGCTCGCtactattatttatattttttgagtATGGAATACGGATTGGGCTTATAGGACTTGATGGGCGGTTCGCGCATACGTTTCATGTCAGGATATGGTCGTTTATATGCCGCTGCGTTTGCTGATATTATTGATGGACGTGCTATAAAATttgttcattattatttttagtcagttattatttaaaaaagtttatcGATCATTAGAATAAagatattttagtttattttgaaaatttttctaGTAAATTATGTTATTTGCATTGAGAAGCATTTCTCGTTCATTCACTGGTTCTGTGTTGCTACAATCTATCCCAAGGAAACCCATTCAAAGTGCTGTGCCCCATAAATAAATGGAGTGAATGCAATGAGGATGGAAAGAAGGGATCTAAtagatataattatatatgtagatCTAAGGCTGAAAAAATGTAGCTAGAGGGCAAAAAATCATGCTTGGTCATGCCACTTACGTTTGCTGTACTCATAGCCCGTGGGTGCGCGCTTGGGGGGCAAACGGTGCTCGTATTCGTAGgccgcctcctccgcctcgTCAACTCTATAAACAACAACCATGTCAGTGAATATGTCAAGGCAAGTTGGCTATAAGGATTAAGTCTCTTTTCAGACGCGTCAACTCTTTGGTCATGTTATCCCGGTGGGTGCAtgtaaattatacaaaattatactTTACAAGTAACTTACTCAGGCGGATTTTCCGCAGCTCTCTTGATCAAATTGATGAACTTGGGGGCTccgttgctgctgccaccGAACTTTTTATCAAATACGGATCTGTAAAATAACAATAAGCAATAAAACTACATGATTTTATAAGATCGAGGATGTCTCCGTCTTACCTGTAAGCCTCTAAATTGGGTCCATGTATGTTCTTGGCCGACTCGGGATCCATTTCCATCAACTCGCGCAGCTGCTCGTGTGACACTTCGTCGTTCTTGTCTGGAATTAGATACTTACGAATCTCGGCAAGGGCATAAGCAATGCGAGCATAGCACTCGGCCGGCGTGGCCACAGTGCTGACCTCCAGAAAGAGGTCCTTCTGCAAGTGGGCATATCGCGGATCACCACAGTTGCGCAACTGCTCCTCCTTGGCCCGATCACGGATCGAGGTGCGACCCTTGATGGCGATCTTGCACTGAGTCTCATCCTGCAGGCGACGCAGGGAGTTGCCTTTGGGGCCCAGAATCTTGCCAGTGAA includes:
- the LOC108078004 gene encoding uncharacterized protein, encoding MRHLWLLLLIAGGSVQFPGVLTLPEALPAKSGGGGGGGVTAQAAGEASPDYGEYEDDDSQRAPGNLAKSTAGPKIPDPYFEQKEVTIYVAANATSVKLECPVKNYDAAHHVILWYKDGVVVTTGKTIVNNIYGLDNQFTLTVPLNSSNGTEQRFSCSANASSDIRHKVTIRFGPEPSTPAPSTVPAAAVTPSPANDSAPIGRDIGLLLLALILAPLQLSVSSALF
- the qkr58E-3 gene encoding KH domain-containing, RNA-binding, signal transduction-associated protein 2 isoform X1, yielding MEGTAEFTEKPVTHDHQPRLNEVAQKFLADLDEERQRLSAEFPLCALLIDEAVDRVYCTGRIPGKEFYADVYKQKPMKITQKVFVPVKQYPKFNFTGKILGPKGNSLRRLQDETQCKIAIKGRTSIRDRAKEEQLRNCGDPRYAHLQKDLFLEVSTVATPAECYARIAYALAEIRKYLIPDKNDEVSHEQLRELMEMDPESAKNIHGPNLEAYRSVFDKKFGGSSNGAPKFINLIKRAAENPPEVDEAEEAAYEYEHRLPPKRAPTGYEYSKPRPSIISANAAAYKRPYPDMKRMREPPIKSYKPNPYSILKKYK
- the VepD gene encoding ventrally expressed gene D protein, with the protein product MIPQSEGPALFEDSYAGEPHFSEDSACGQSRCGKTQTALEVYQRILQRLERQEDTTKAHQNDLKRQIWIASFTGGTIQYHC
- the qkr58E-3 gene encoding KH domain-containing, RNA-binding, signal transduction-associated protein 2 isoform X2 is translated as MEGTAEFTEKPVTHDHQPRLNEVAQKFLADLDEERQRLSAEFPLCALLIDEAVDRVYCTGRIPGKEFYADVYKQKPMKITQKVFVPVKQYPKFNFTGKILGPKGNSLRRLQDETQCKIAIKGRTSIRDRAKEEQLRNCGDPRYAHLQKDLFLEVSTVATPAECYARIAYALAEIRKYLIPDKNDEVSHEQLRELMEMDPESAKNIHGPNLEAYRSVFDKKFGGSSNGAPKFINLIKRAAENPPEVDEAEEAAYEYEHRLPPKRAPTGYEYSKPLDLHI
- the qkr58E-3 gene encoding KH domain-containing, RNA-binding, signal transduction-associated protein 2 isoform X3, producing the protein MEGTAEFTEKPVTHDHQPRLNEVAQKFLADLDEERQRLSAEFPLCALLIDEAVDRVYCTGRIPGKEFYADVYKQKPMKITQKVFVPVKQYPKFNFTGKILGPKGNSLRRLQDETQCKIAIKGRTSIRDRAKEEQLRNCGDPRYAHLQKDLFLEVSTVATPAECYARIAYALAEIRKYLIPDKNDEVSHEQLRELMEMDPESAKNIHGPNLEAYRSVFDKKFGGSSNGAPKFINLIKRAAENPPEVDEAEEAAYEYEHRLPPKRAPTGYEYSKHLHI